In Kordiimonas pumila, a single genomic region encodes these proteins:
- a CDS encoding DUF6878 family protein, translating to MTDIPLETRLASLPAKVAAPFEALWQSGHLSEDHLSTILDAGDLSRNTQRLLAFAVGYLSFVIKRVPVGDVITMAKIQGRSINLGWSEKRWRSEHDRLSRVETLKTLTGENTLYDLTEYEKHLPTCFSGYLIHSSRRLGMEGLRQRHCVASYHYRVKGGTCAIATVFVEKQRWTVELLRTGNVDHPLRIAQIKSRFNASPDQKIRAVIHEILGISLKTSSHQVEVIVHGHQYKENLRRILPVLRANGVSEVSVHFDGYGDSGSIDSIVYDQGSFVLAGGVTVPCIKCERSFEHGAWTQVIRENQIPLNEAIDDLTYDYLEHTNIDWYNNEGGFGELLIKVDEGTVSLEIEVRYSRSECEYLETLDIETGTPV from the coding sequence ATGACGGACATACCCCTCGAAACCCGCCTTGCCTCCCTGCCAGCCAAGGTCGCGGCCCCCTTTGAGGCCTTATGGCAAAGTGGTCACCTTAGTGAGGACCATCTGTCCACCATACTGGATGCAGGTGACCTCTCCAGGAACACACAGCGCCTCCTCGCCTTCGCGGTTGGATATCTATCCTTCGTCATTAAGCGCGTTCCTGTTGGTGACGTCATTACCATGGCAAAGATACAAGGGAGATCCATTAACCTTGGCTGGTCAGAAAAACGCTGGCGGTCCGAGCATGACCGCTTGTCGCGCGTAGAGACGCTTAAAACACTGACAGGGGAAAATACCCTCTATGATCTCACGGAGTATGAGAAACATCTGCCAACATGTTTTAGCGGGTATCTGATCCACTCCAGCCGGCGTCTCGGTATGGAAGGGCTCAGACAGCGTCACTGTGTCGCCAGTTATCATTACCGCGTCAAAGGCGGTACCTGTGCTATTGCGACTGTCTTTGTTGAGAAGCAGCGCTGGACAGTGGAACTGCTCAGAACCGGGAATGTGGACCACCCCTTGAGGATTGCCCAGATCAAAAGCCGCTTCAACGCCTCTCCTGACCAAAAGATACGCGCGGTCATTCATGAGATACTGGGCATCTCGCTCAAGACCTCCTCTCATCAAGTAGAGGTTATTGTACATGGCCACCAGTATAAAGAAAACCTGCGCCGCATTCTGCCTGTCCTCCGCGCAAACGGCGTGTCAGAAGTATCTGTCCACTTTGACGGGTACGGGGACAGCGGTTCGATTGACAGTATCGTCTATGATCAGGGGAGTTTTGTTCTGGCTGGAGGTGTTACCGTCCCCTGTATCAAGTGCGAGCGCAGTTTTGAACACGGTGCCTGGACCCAAGTTATCAGGGAAAACCAGATCCCGTTGAATGAAGCCATTGATGACCTGACCTACGACTATCTCGAACATACCAATATCGACTGGTATAACAACGAGGGTGGCTTTGGAGAGCTCCTCATCAAGGTGGACGAAGGCACGGTCAGTCTTGAGATCGAGGTCCGCTATTCGAGGAGCGAGTGTGAGTATCTGGAAACGCTCGATATCGAAACCGGCACGCCCGTTTAA
- the ssb gene encoding single-stranded DNA-binding protein yields MRGINRVTIAGHLGRDPEVRHTKSDTLAVTLSVATSEKWTDRESGEERQATEWHRIVIFNPGLASIAADYLKSGDKVYIEGKLQTRKWTDDAGQDRYVTEVVLQPYRGVFEMLGSARGWDTGPEAPPPGDTQRPDDLSAPSALNGSAADQPHGDEIPF; encoded by the coding sequence ATGCGTGGTATCAACCGAGTAACAATCGCCGGACATCTGGGCCGAGACCCGGAGGTCCGGCACACCAAATCAGACACCCTTGCCGTGACCCTGAGCGTCGCAACTTCAGAAAAATGGACAGACCGGGAAAGCGGCGAGGAACGTCAGGCAACAGAGTGGCACCGGATCGTCATTTTTAATCCGGGTCTCGCGAGCATTGCCGCCGACTATCTCAAGTCCGGGGACAAAGTCTATATTGAGGGGAAGCTACAAACCCGCAAGTGGACGGATGACGCCGGGCAAGACCGCTATGTGACCGAAGTCGTCCTCCAGCCCTATCGGGGTGTTTTTGAGATGCTCGGCAGCGCCAGAGGCTGGGACACGGGACCAGAGGCTCCGCCTCCCGGCGATACCCAAAGGCCGGATGACCTATCCGCTCCAAGCGCCCTGAACGGGTCAGCAGCAGATCAGCCGCACGGTGACGAGATCCCCTTTTAA
- a CDS encoding DUF7146 domain-containing protein: MRSISDIAEALRANAEAVCRHYLSEGRKVGNYWTVGNVLNERGASLHVRLQGPLSGPNARGKWTDEATGEYGDLLDLIRHQSGHEDIRAAADEARTFLSLPQTVSARSSSSVCATNTDAGDEWRPSSVMSARKIFRASRPIRGTLAETYLASRSIHASSESALRFHPALYYRENGVHGQCPALIGKISDKDGTFTGINRIWLRRDGKGLAAIENPKKCLGHLRGNGVYFGRSKELLIAGEGMETILSLKTVRPDVAMVAALTANHLAAINLPAGLKHLVIARDNDVAGLNAAGQLTERALMEGIQCNTIVSRCDDFNTDLTTYGPCYLKERLSSILVSQDG; this comes from the coding sequence ATGAGGAGCATATCCGATATCGCTGAAGCCCTACGCGCAAACGCCGAGGCTGTTTGCCGCCACTATCTCTCTGAAGGTCGCAAGGTTGGGAACTATTGGACTGTCGGGAACGTTCTGAACGAGCGCGGGGCCAGCCTGCACGTGCGCCTTCAAGGGCCCTTGAGCGGGCCAAACGCGCGCGGCAAATGGACCGATGAGGCCACCGGTGAGTACGGCGATCTTCTCGATCTGATCAGACACCAGTCTGGGCACGAGGACATACGGGCTGCAGCCGATGAGGCCCGTACGTTCCTGTCGCTGCCACAAACCGTATCAGCGCGCTCTTCATCTTCGGTGTGCGCTACCAACACGGACGCAGGCGATGAGTGGAGACCTTCTTCGGTCATGAGTGCCCGGAAGATCTTCCGCGCCAGCCGTCCCATCAGAGGCACCCTTGCAGAAACCTATCTCGCCTCTCGGTCAATTCATGCAAGCAGCGAGAGTGCTCTCAGGTTCCACCCTGCTCTCTACTACAGGGAGAACGGCGTGCACGGCCAGTGTCCGGCGCTCATCGGAAAGATCAGCGACAAGGATGGCACCTTCACCGGCATCAATCGCATCTGGTTGAGGCGCGACGGTAAAGGCCTTGCTGCCATAGAGAACCCTAAAAAATGCCTCGGTCACCTCAGAGGAAACGGGGTCTACTTTGGACGCTCAAAAGAGCTGTTGATTGCAGGCGAAGGCATGGAAACCATCCTGTCCCTTAAAACCGTTCGACCCGATGTTGCTATGGTTGCAGCCTTGACGGCCAACCATCTGGCAGCGATCAACTTACCAGCGGGCCTGAAGCATCTGGTCATTGCCCGCGATAATGACGTGGCAGGCCTAAATGCAGCTGGACAGCTCACAGAGCGGGCGCTTATGGAAGGTATCCAATGTAACACCATCGTCTCCCGCTGTGATGATTTTAACACTGACCTCACGACCTATGGTCCCTGCTATCTGAAGGAACGCCTTTCTAGCATTTTAGTTTCTCAGGACGGGTAA
- a CDS encoding DUF2493 domain-containing protein, producing the protein MFIEESPTAKAITEMTLYGKRPFSDELDHRPLPDSDDLANGLSDSFDVLTGLFADTRLEDDLQGILWGFVNVFQRKVTQVQKALDQNEDQQRKSQRQQDGSEVKSVELEDLITEGRTMLEQRQVFELMRDVGSELFEAKTGSVWQPRAGSTVNHQSMTASMITSRDYLKAKRKAETQLNVPDGTLIAFAGGMEFEDVNAIYSALDKVKANNPDMVLMHGGAKKGAELIAAKWAANRRVTAIIFAPDWERHNRAAPFKRNDLMLAQAPKGVVIFPGSGITENLADKARALSIKVFRPVK; encoded by the coding sequence ATGTTTATAGAGGAAAGCCCCACGGCGAAAGCGATTACCGAGATGACCCTTTACGGCAAACGCCCCTTCTCGGACGAACTGGATCACCGGCCCTTACCGGATAGTGATGATCTTGCAAACGGTCTATCTGACAGCTTTGATGTGCTCACAGGCCTGTTTGCAGATACCCGCCTTGAAGATGACTTGCAGGGTATCCTTTGGGGGTTTGTGAATGTGTTCCAGCGCAAGGTCACGCAGGTCCAAAAAGCCCTCGACCAGAACGAGGACCAGCAGCGGAAAAGCCAGCGCCAACAAGACGGGTCCGAGGTGAAAAGTGTGGAGCTTGAAGACCTGATCACAGAGGGCCGGACCATGCTGGAACAGCGGCAGGTGTTTGAGCTGATGCGCGACGTTGGTAGCGAGCTATTTGAGGCCAAAACCGGCAGCGTCTGGCAACCGCGTGCAGGGTCAACCGTTAATCACCAGAGCATGACCGCCAGCATGATCACAAGCCGTGACTATCTGAAGGCTAAACGGAAGGCCGAGACGCAGCTCAATGTCCCGGACGGCACCCTTATTGCTTTTGCGGGCGGTATGGAGTTTGAGGATGTGAATGCCATCTACAGCGCCCTTGATAAGGTGAAAGCGAACAACCCTGATATGGTTCTGATGCACGGCGGGGCAAAGAAAGGCGCGGAGCTGATCGCCGCCAAATGGGCCGCGAACCGTCGTGTCACAGCCATCATCTTTGCGCCTGACTGGGAGCGCCATAACCGCGCCGCGCCTTTCAAACGCAATGACCTGATGTTGGCGCAAGCCCCCAAGGGCGTGGTGATCTTTCCGGGGTCCGGCATCACCGAAAATCTGGCAGACAAAGCCCGTGCCCTCAGCATCAAAGTCTTCCGGCCTGTAAAATAA
- a CDS encoding GntR family transcriptional regulator, producing the protein MASFDPLPARVVADIESGILAPGESLSQRKFGKLYGVGRGVARRVLKFLLDSGYIEFSESDLTGDYVVTPYTDAVRQQAIELKILLETYVTKKILKRVSKPLIMRLKAMNRDMLAAIDAGDLREAILINRRFHEYLMETVNRGPLGRMFDVLYRDASSYVHESYDALDEAFLAVCEHAVIIDALETGHKAQLIEIVKIHVRKGFEAERQAGPLVEKQRRRTGCD; encoded by the coding sequence TTGGCTAGCTTCGATCCTCTTCCTGCACGGGTGGTTGCCGATATAGAAAGCGGCATTTTGGCACCCGGTGAGTCACTCTCACAGAGAAAGTTTGGCAAACTCTACGGTGTCGGGCGTGGGGTTGCCCGGCGGGTCCTCAAGTTTCTGTTGGACAGTGGCTATATTGAGTTTTCTGAAAGTGACCTCACGGGTGACTATGTTGTGACGCCCTATACGGACGCGGTGAGGCAGCAGGCCATTGAACTTAAAATCCTCCTTGAAACCTATGTAACCAAGAAGATACTGAAGCGGGTGTCAAAGCCTCTCATTATGCGGTTGAAGGCGATGAACCGGGATATGCTCGCCGCCATTGATGCAGGTGATTTACGGGAAGCCATTTTGATCAACAGGCGGTTTCATGAGTATCTGATGGAAACCGTCAACCGGGGGCCGCTTGGGCGCATGTTTGATGTGCTTTACCGGGATGCGTCCTCCTATGTCCACGAGAGTTATGACGCGCTTGACGAAGCCTTTCTGGCGGTCTGTGAACATGCGGTTATCATTGATGCTCTGGAGACTGGACACAAGGCACAATTGATCGAGATTGTTAAAATACATGTGCGCAAAGGGTTTGAGGCCGAGAGGCAAGCGGGGCCACTTGTAGAGAAGCAGCGCCGCCGTACTGGGTGCGACTGA